The following DNA comes from Chitinophaga nivalis.
TTAAATGTTAATCAGGGCGACAATCTCTTCCAGATATTTTTTATCGGTTTCATCGAAGTGGGCGAGGTGCTCACTGTCTACGTCCAGCACTGCTTGTACTATGCCGTTGCGGATCAGCGGTACCACAATTTCAGATTGGGAAAGGCTGCTGCAGGCAATGTGTCCCGGAAAGGCCGCTACATCCGGTACAATCAGGGTAGTAGCCTGCTCCCAGCTGGTGCCGCAAACGCCTTTGCCTTTACGGATACGGGTACACGCTACGGGTCCCTGGAAAGGACCGAGTACCAGCTCTGATGCTTTTACCACGTAAAACCCTACCCAGAACCAGTTAAACTGCTCTTTTAATGCTGCAGCCACATTCGCCAGATTAGCTACCAGATCCGGTTCTCCTTCCAGCAGTCCTTTAATCTGCGGAATCAGGGAAGTATATTGTGCGGTTTTATCGCCTTGTGCAATTTGTAAGTCTTCTGCCATAAAATATTGGTAACAGGATTAAAATAATAAAGTGCCTGTTATTTTTCCGTGTTACCGGAACTGTAAAAATAGCTCAAAAACAATTAAGACGATACATTCACCGGGTGCTTTATACACCAACGGGTAGTAATAGTACTGGTTTTTTGTTAAAAGGAATCTATATAATTTAAATTAAACTTTCGTCGTTATTATGTATATTAGTAATGTAGCCATTAAGACATAACCGGATCACCACTTAATTAATCAGTTTTGCTGTATGCTGACGGAATATTTTATTTTTCGTCCTGATTTCCGTCGGCCTGAAATTTAATTAAAATACCTTTGTCACACTATGAAACCTGAAGTGATTTTAGTAAACGAATTGGATGAAGCAGTAGGTGCTATGGAGAAGATGGAAGCCCATCTCAAGGGCATATTACACCGGGCATTTTCGGTATTCATTGTGAATGATGCCGGGGAGATGTTATTGCAGCAACGGGCGCTGGATAAATACCATTCCGGTGGCCTGTGGACAAATGCCTGCTGTAGTCATCCTTCACCGGGAGAAACAACAGTAGCGGCTGCTCACAGACGGTTGCAGGAAGAAATGGGATTTGATTGTGAGCTTCGGGAAATCTTTTCTTTTACCTACAAGACCGTATTTGATAACGGACTTACGGAACATGAGTATGACCACGTATTTTTAGGTACTTATAATAGCGCTATAATCCCCGACAGGACAGAAGTACACGACTATCGCTATATACCCGCCGGTCTGATACCGGATTTGATTGCAAAAGACCCAACCCGCTTTACCAGCTGGTTTCAGCGTGCATTACCGATGGTGTTACCCTATCTGCGTACAAAGTCCGATACATCGGAAGTATAGTTTTATCGCAATGAAGTACGTTGTGTATGGCTGGATGATTATTACTGTTACCCGGAAGCTGTTTTAATGTTTAAACTACTATTGACACCTGCTTAGCTGCTTCGTCCGGCAGGCTTTCTGCGTGCCTGCATAAAGATGTTTTACCGGTATTCCCCGGTAACACCCGTGTTATTTATTATCAGAATAGTTAACTCTTGAACCCTCAAAATCCTCAAAGACCATGACAAAGATCCAATTTCCACGGATTAAGTATCCGTTTTCCTCCAGCGTTAATCAACATGTATTGGAAGCGCAAGAACACATCACAACGTGGGCTAAATCGTTTGATCTGTTGCAATCGGAAAAAGCCATCAACCGGTTCAACAAATCCAAATTTGCCTGGCTGGCTGCCAGGGCTTTCCCGGATGCGGCTTTACACGAGTTGTGCCTGATTGCTGATTTCAATACCTGGTTGTTTATATTGGATGATCAATGCGATGAAGCGGAGACCGGTAAAAAAACGGCTTATTTAAAGAGTATTATGGCAGGATTGATGGACATCCTGTACTCGAACAAAAAAGTAACCCTGGCAGATGGAGGCCCGTTGCCGGCCGCGCTGAGCTGTATCTGGGAACGGATGCGCGCCCTGGGTTCTCCTGCCTGGCGGCTTAGGTTTGTCCGCAGTATGGATGATTATTTTACTTCCTGCCTGTGGGAGGCCGAAAACAGGGAAGCCGGCGTAGTACCTTCCGTTACCGACTATGTAAAGATGCGTCCTTTCACCGGGGCATTATTTGCCGACGTGGTGGCCATCGATATCATAGAGAAAATTTATCTGCCGGAAGAATTACTGGAGCATGCCTTGTTGAAGCGAATGATATTGGCCTGCAACAATATCGTTTGCTGGTCCAACGACCTGTTTTCCTGTGATAAGGAAAGTATACAGGGCGATGTACACAACCTGGTGCTGGTATTGCAACATGCGCACCAATACACCCTGCAGGAGGCCGTAGAAGAAGCCGTACGTATGCACAACGAAGAACTGGCCATTTTCCTGACCCTGGAAAAACTGTTGCCATTAACCGGTAGCGAAACCGACTATGAATTACTGCGTTATGTAGCGGTATTACGCTCCTGGATCTCGGGTAACTTTGACTGGAGTCTGAAAGACACCAAACGTTATGGTGCCATGATGAAAGAAGAAGCCGCGGTGTGATGCCCTCACCGGATATGTTTGCTGCAGCAGATCTTTTTCGGAAGATCTGCTGCCTGCAATGATCAACGGGGAGCTTCCGCTTTCCGTTTCAATCTTTTCTCCAGCCATTTGCCTGTCCACCAGAATGACAGTGCCAGGATACCGAAGAAAAGGCCTTTATTGGTATGATCCCACAGGTATTCAAAGTAACGGGTATAGAGGTCCAGCAACAGGAAGATGACGCCCAGATCGCGAAGCAGATTGTCTTTAAGCCGAAGACCCAGCAGGAGGGTAGCGGCACATTGGGCTGTGAAGATAACTACCCACAGCAGCAGGTGTACCTGCCGGAGATCCTGCCATTCCTGCCACGTACCACAATTACCGAAAATAGAAATCAACCACCCCGCTATCATAAAAAGCAGCCAGCCGCCACTCCAGGTAATTTCTTTTACCGGTGTATAGACCCGCGTACGCCGCATAATAGCTGCAGCCGCAATCAGCAACAGTGCCAGCAGCGCCATACGGCAGGGCAGGTTCATACCCAGGAACCAGGGGCCGTTTTGGGTGAGATAATAAGTGAGTTTTACATAAGCCGGGATGAGACAAAGCAACATACTCACCCATAGTAGCCTGGAATGCAGGCGGATACCCAAAGCGGCATAAATGCCGCCGGCCAGCAACCAGAATGCACCATAGTTGCCGTTCAGGTAAGCAACACTTTTACCCAGGTAGACTACGCTAACGCCTATACTAAGTACGGGCAGCAGCCAGAATAATTCACGGTTCAGCGAATAGAGCGCCTGGTGCCGGCTTCTGCGCCATCCCTGGTAGCATAGTAACGTACTGATCCCTGCAAAGATGATGGCAATAATACCATCGGTAAGAGATAGCTTTTTGCGGATCACTTCAATCCATTTTTCATCCAGTACCAGCGATCCAAACGCCATCAGGGCACAGGAGATAGCGGCAATAAAGATGTAAAAGGAAATGGTTTGCCAGTCGGTACTGCGAACGGTAACACGTTGGTGCATGGCAGTAGCCTGCTCCTCGGTGATGAGTTTTTCCTGTTGCCAGGTATGAATGGCACTGCGCAGCAAGGCTGCTTCCCGCTTATCTACTTCCAGCATGTCTAATTATTTTTATCACCCTTGTGTACCAGGCGAAGGGTATTGCGCTTTTTGATTTTGATACGAAAATGGTTGAATAAAGCCAGTACAGGAATAATGAAGTAGCTGATCCGCTGGTACATCAGGTTTTCAGGAAACATAAAATACACCATGGCAATCACCGTAAATCCGGTGGCCATAGTCAGAAAATTATACTTGTAACGTTGGTACAGCAACTCTTTTTCTGTTGCATGTCCCGGAATCGTCAGGTTCGGATTCCGTTGAAAAATATAATAGGAAAGTAAAAACAGGGTAGCCATACAACCCGCCAGGTTACACAGGTAAATGAACAGGGGCAGCATGAAATGTACGGACACCTCCATCATGGCAGAAGCAGAAAAAGGGAAGGCCACAATAAAAAACAGAAAAAGCAGATTACGGATAATCAATCCTTCGTTGTAATTTTGGAGAAAGCGGCACAGTTGTAAATGCCGTACCCAGAAATTACCGATAAACATAAAACTGGCTGCAAAGGCAATAAATTCTCCTATCAGTGGTTTAAAAATCTCCCCGTAATTGGCAACCGGCGTATTGGCTGGGATATGAGGCAGTTTAATTTCAATGATCAGTAAGGTAATGGCGATCGCAAATACCGCATCGCTGAATAATATGAGTCGTTCCAGTTCAAATTCCCTGTGAGCGGGTTTGGATTCCTTGATAACAGACATTGACATAATAGATACCGATAGCTTTTGCAGCAAGATACAAAATAGCTGTCAGCATTTGGTGATAAGCTATTCACAGCTTTCCAGAACCTTTTGCCGGAACTTTTGTTAAATACTTATCAATCATCATATACTTTCAAAGTAATAAGTATGCGTTGTACCCGAAATCTGTTTACAATTGTTTTATTGTCTGGAATATCAAGCGTTTACGGGCAGGTAGACACAACGCTGCCCGGAACTTATGCCTTCAACCTGGAAGAATGTGTACAATACGGACTCGCCCACCAGCGCGATGTAGTGAATGCCCGGCTGGATATCAACTTTTCGAGGGAACAGGTAAAAGAAGCGACCGGCAAGCTGCTGCCACATGCCGACATCAACGCCAGTTTTACAGATAATATGAAGCTGGCCACTTCCCTGATCCCCGATATTGCCGGCGGTGACTTCAACCGTAAAATTCCTGTACAGTTTGGTACCCGCTTCGCTTCCGCAGTAACCGGACAGGTAAACCAGACGCTCTTTAACAGCGATTACTTCCTCGGACTGAAAGCAGCGCGCGTGTATGGCGGTCTGGCCGAAAAAACCTACAACCGCACCGCTATCGATACCAGGGTAGCCATTACCAAGGCTTACTACGCTGTATTGACCAATGAGGAAAATATCCGCCTGGCGAAATCCACCATGGAACAATTAAAGAAAACCCTTTCAGATACCCGGGCCAGGTATGACGTGGGCGTAGCAGAAAGAATTGATGTAGACAGGATCACCGTTTCCTACAATAATATCATCACCGACATTGCCACCCAGATCCGGGTACTCGTATATACGGTGCAGTTATTGAAATTCCAGATGGGCATGCCGCAGCAAAGTAAGCTGGAGCTGAAAGAATCAATCCAGGACCTCAATGTAACGGCACTTGCCATAACAGATACTACCTACCGGGTGCAGGACCGGGTGGAATACAATATACAACTCACCCAGATTGCCCTGAATGAATTGAGCCTGAAAAGTAAAAGGATGGGGTACCTCCCTTCCTTATCGGCGTACGTGAATTATGGCTTCAATTATTTCTCTACTAAGTTCGGCGACCTGTATAAAACCGGTTTTGGAGCATCCGCCCTCGGGGTAACCCTCGCATGGCCTATTTTCACCGGTACAGAAAGATTACATCAGATCCGGCAAAACCGGATCACCCTGGAAAAGTCACACAATGACCTAAGTTATCTGTCGGAACAAATCAGCCTGGAGGTAACCAATGCCAATACTGCCTATCAGAACTACCGCGCGCAGTACCTGACACAGAAAACCAATATGGAATTAACCCAGGGCATTTATGACCGCATTGTTATGAAGTTTGAACAGGGAGTAGCTACCAGCCTGGATGTTACGTCGGCAGAGAAAGACCTGAAAGACGCACAGGTGGAGTATGTGAAAGCGATGCTCAATACCCTGACCAGCAAAACAGACCTGGATAAGGCAATGGGCAGAATCAGATAACTAATCGCAATTCGTCATTCGCAATTAATTTTTCATATGCATCTAAGAAATTACAAGCGGACCTTTTATGCAGCAGGACTGGTATTATGTGTTGCCTGTGGAAACAGCAAAAAACAACAGCAGGCAGCAATGATGGCAGGCAAAATGAAAGCAACGGTAGTGGCAGCAGAAGTCGTTCCCACTTCCTATACAGTGGTGGAAAAATTTCCGGCTACCCTGATGGCCCAGGATATCGTGCAACTGCGGTCGGATGTTACCGGTTTCCTGGAAGGCATCCGGGTGAAAGATGGCAGCAGGGTAAGCAAAGGACAAATATTATATGAGATAGATAAGAGCCGTTACTCCGCGGCATACGGACAGGTAGCTGCTACCCAGCAACAGGCAGAAGCCGACCTGGCCCAGAAACAACGCGACTACGAACGGTATAAAACCCTGCTGGATCACGATGCGATTTCCAAACAAACCGTAGACCAGGCCTATACTGCCGTACTCACCTCCAAAGCTAATCTGGCAGCCGCCAAAGCTTCGGTAGCCAGAGCCGGTACGGATGTGAACCATGCACTCCTGCGCGCGCCGCTCTCCGGCAGAATAGGCATCGTGCAAATCAAAGTAGGAGATATCGTAAATGCCGGTCAGACACTGATCAATACCATCGTCAACGAACGGCCCATTTATGCTGATATTGATATCCCACAGGCACGGCTACCCGAATTTATCCGCATAGAAGGCGGTAAAACGGAGAACCGGTTTTATATACAGTTTGGCAACGGAGAACGCTATGCAGAAACCGGTAAAATACTGACCATTAATAATATTGTAGATCAGCAAACCGGTACCATCCGGGTAAGGCTGGTGTTTCAGAACCAGGATGAAACATTGAAATCGGGTATGAGCTGTGTGATTATCATGCAGTATGCCACACCTGCCACCCAGCTGGCTATTCCGGCAAAAGCCATTATCCAGAACCTCTCTGAAACCAGCGTTTATACGTTAACGAAAGACAATGTGGTAAAACCCGCAGATATTGTGCCCGGCGCAGTAACGGATACCATGCTGCTGATTACCAGCGGCCTCAAGGCAGGAGATAGGGTAGTAGTGGATGGCATTCAGAAGATTAAACCAGGAGATACGGTGAATGTGGCAGGAGCTGCCGCAGGCAAACAATAAATCCTTAATCGTTAGCACAGTATGATCTCAAAAACATTTATAGAGCGCAAGAATACCACGATCGTTATTGCCATCATCATTGTGATTGTAGGGCTCATCTGTATGTTTAACCTGCCCATTGCACAATTGCCTGATATTGCACCACCGGTAACAGACGTGAGGGCCAACTATGTGGGCGCCAACTCCACCACCGTGGAAGAAACCGTGACCACGCCCATCGAAAACCAGGTGAATGGTACCCCCGGCGCCATGTATATACAATCCGTAAGTGCCAATGACGGGTCCATGAGTATTACAGTCACCTTCAAACTGGGCACCAATCCGGATATTGCTACTCTGGATGTACAAAACCGGGTGAGCCTCGCGTTGCCCAGTACGCCCGATGAAGTTCGTCGTGTGGGCGTTACCGTTAAGAAGCGTTCCAATGATATGCTGATGGTAATTGCGCTGAATTCTCCCCAGGGAAAACATACCCGGGAATTTCTCGACAACTACCTGAACATCTACCTGAAACCGGAACTGGCACGTTTACCAGGCGTAGGGGATGTAACCGCTTTTTCACAGGATTACAGCATGCGTATCTGGCTGAATCCCGATAAAATGGCTGCCCTGGGATTAACGGCCGGAGACATTGCCCGGGCTATTTCAGAACAGAACCAACAGGTACCTGCCGGTAGCATCGGCGCACCGCCGATGTCCAATTCGCAGGCCTTTGAATATACCGTGAGTGTGAGAGGACGACTGGCTACCTCAGAAGAATTTGGCAACATTGTAGTGGCCAACAAACCCGGCTCCGGCCTGGTACGTTTGAGAGATGTAGCCCGTATTAATCTGGGATCTTTTACCTACGCCATTGAAGCCAAGGCAGATGGTAAAACAGGGAGTGGAATGGCCATTTACCTGGCGCCCGGCGCCAACGCACTGGATGTAAACGACCGCGTGATTGCCCGCCTGGCAGAACTATCCAAATCATTTCCGGAAGATGTCAACTGGCTGGTGCCTTTTGAAACCACCTCTTTTGTGAAAATTTCCATCAATGAAGTAATCCATACTTTCCTGGAAGCACTGGCACTGGTGGTAGTGGTGGTATTTATATTCCTGCAGAACTGGCGCGCTACCCTGATTCCCATCCTCGTTATTCCTATCTCCCTGATCGGTACTTTTATCTTCTTCCAGTTACTGGGATTCTCCATCAATACCCTGACCCTCTTCGGTTTTGTACTGGCCATCGGTATTGTGGTGGATGATGCGATTGTGGTAGTAGAGGCGGTGCAGCATCACATCGATGAAAACCTGATGTCGCCGCGCGACGCTACCTATAAAGCCATGTCGGAGGTACAGGCCCCGGTAATTGCCATCGCCCTGATTCTGGCTGCTGTATTTGTGCCTGTGGCATTTATCCCGGGTGTAAGTGGCCGCCTGTATCAGCAGTTTGCCTTAACCATTGCCTTTTCGGTGTTGCTGTCTGCATTCCTGGCACTAACGTTTACGCCTGCACTCACCGCCATCTTGTTAAAGCCGGCACATCTCACCCAAAAATCACATGGCCTCAATAAACTCTTTTTTAAATTCAACGAATGGTTTGCAAGGGTCACCAACCGGTATGGCAAAGGCGTCATGTTTTCCATCCGCCAGACGCCGATTGTATTGATAATACTGGGTATCCTCTTTGCCGCCGCCTTTTATTTATTTAAGAAAACACCTACTACTTTTGTGCCCCAGGAAGATATGGGCGCACTCTATATTGCCCTGGAATTACCGGAGGCTTCTTCTACGGAAAGAACGAAGGAGGTGGTGCGGCAGGTCAGCGATATTCTGCTGAAAGACAGCGCCGTGATACATTTCTTTGGCATCACGGGGATCAACTTTGTGGCCAATGCCACCAAACCTAACTCCGGAACCTTTTTTGTGAGCCTCAAACCCTGGGACGAACGATATGCCCACGGTGATGATATGAACAAAGTACTGGGACGTATTC
Coding sequences within:
- a CDS encoding TolC family protein, producing the protein MSGISSVYGQVDTTLPGTYAFNLEECVQYGLAHQRDVVNARLDINFSREQVKEATGKLLPHADINASFTDNMKLATSLIPDIAGGDFNRKIPVQFGTRFASAVTGQVNQTLFNSDYFLGLKAARVYGGLAEKTYNRTAIDTRVAITKAYYAVLTNEENIRLAKSTMEQLKKTLSDTRARYDVGVAERIDVDRITVSYNNIITDIATQIRVLVYTVQLLKFQMGMPQQSKLELKESIQDLNVTALAITDTTYRVQDRVEYNIQLTQIALNELSLKSKRMGYLPSLSAYVNYGFNYFSTKFGDLYKTGFGASALGVTLAWPIFTGTERLHQIRQNRITLEKSHNDLSYLSEQISLEVTNANTAYQNYRAQYLTQKTNMELTQGIYDRIVMKFEQGVATSLDVTSAEKDLKDAQVEYVKAMLNTLTSKTDLDKAMGRIR
- the idi gene encoding isopentenyl-diphosphate Delta-isomerase, yielding MKPEVILVNELDEAVGAMEKMEAHLKGILHRAFSVFIVNDAGEMLLQQRALDKYHSGGLWTNACCSHPSPGETTVAAAHRRLQEEMGFDCELREIFSFTYKTVFDNGLTEHEYDHVFLGTYNSAIIPDRTEVHDYRYIPAGLIPDLIAKDPTRFTSWFQRALPMVLPYLRTKSDTSEV
- a CDS encoding GAF domain-containing protein, encoding MAEDLQIAQGDKTAQYTSLIPQIKGLLEGEPDLVANLANVAAALKEQFNWFWVGFYVVKASELVLGPFQGPVACTRIRKGKGVCGTSWEQATTLIVPDVAAFPGHIACSSLSQSEIVVPLIRNGIVQAVLDVDSEHLAHFDETDKKYLEEIVALINI
- a CDS encoding terpene synthase family protein, coding for MTKIQFPRIKYPFSSSVNQHVLEAQEHITTWAKSFDLLQSEKAINRFNKSKFAWLAARAFPDAALHELCLIADFNTWLFILDDQCDEAETGKKTAYLKSIMAGLMDILYSNKKVTLADGGPLPAALSCIWERMRALGSPAWRLRFVRSMDDYFTSCLWEAENREAGVVPSVTDYVKMRPFTGALFADVVAIDIIEKIYLPEELLEHALLKRMILACNNIVCWSNDLFSCDKESIQGDVHNLVLVLQHAHQYTLQEAVEEAVRMHNEELAIFLTLEKLLPLTGSETDYELLRYVAVLRSWISGNFDWSLKDTKRYGAMMKEEAAV
- a CDS encoding TMEM175 family protein, encoding MSMSVIKESKPAHREFELERLILFSDAVFAIAITLLIIEIKLPHIPANTPVANYGEIFKPLIGEFIAFAASFMFIGNFWVRHLQLCRFLQNYNEGLIIRNLLFLFFIVAFPFSASAMMEVSVHFMLPLFIYLCNLAGCMATLFLLSYYIFQRNPNLTIPGHATEKELLYQRYKYNFLTMATGFTVIAMVYFMFPENLMYQRISYFIIPVLALFNHFRIKIKKRNTLRLVHKGDKNN
- a CDS encoding efflux RND transporter periplasmic adaptor subunit yields the protein MHLRNYKRTFYAAGLVLCVACGNSKKQQQAAMMAGKMKATVVAAEVVPTSYTVVEKFPATLMAQDIVQLRSDVTGFLEGIRVKDGSRVSKGQILYEIDKSRYSAAYGQVAATQQQAEADLAQKQRDYERYKTLLDHDAISKQTVDQAYTAVLTSKANLAAAKASVARAGTDVNHALLRAPLSGRIGIVQIKVGDIVNAGQTLINTIVNERPIYADIDIPQARLPEFIRIEGGKTENRFYIQFGNGERYAETGKILTINNIVDQQTGTIRVRLVFQNQDETLKSGMSCVIIMQYATPATQLAIPAKAIIQNLSETSVYTLTKDNVVKPADIVPGAVTDTMLLITSGLKAGDRVVVDGIQKIKPGDTVNVAGAAAGKQ
- a CDS encoding efflux RND transporter permease subunit; its protein translation is MISKTFIERKNTTIVIAIIIVIVGLICMFNLPIAQLPDIAPPVTDVRANYVGANSTTVEETVTTPIENQVNGTPGAMYIQSVSANDGSMSITVTFKLGTNPDIATLDVQNRVSLALPSTPDEVRRVGVTVKKRSNDMLMVIALNSPQGKHTREFLDNYLNIYLKPELARLPGVGDVTAFSQDYSMRIWLNPDKMAALGLTAGDIARAISEQNQQVPAGSIGAPPMSNSQAFEYTVSVRGRLATSEEFGNIVVANKPGSGLVRLRDVARINLGSFTYAIEAKADGKTGSGMAIYLAPGANALDVNDRVIARLAELSKSFPEDVNWLVPFETTSFVKISINEVIHTFLEALALVVVVVFIFLQNWRATLIPILVIPISLIGTFIFFQLLGFSINTLTLFGFVLAIGIVVDDAIVVVEAVQHHIDENLMSPRDATYKAMSEVQAPVIAIALILAAVFVPVAFIPGVSGRLYQQFALTIAFSVLLSAFLALTFTPALTAILLKPAHLTQKSHGLNKLFFKFNEWFARVTNRYGKGVMFSIRQTPIVLIILGILFAAAFYLFKKTPTTFVPQEDMGALYIALELPEASSTERTKEVVRQVSDILLKDSAVIHFFGITGINFVANATKPNSGTFFVSLKPWDERYAHGDDMNKVLGRIQGAVSRIIGANIICIPSPTLRGLGTSGGFSFILEQKSNPDIKQFMQVMGQFLMAANQRPEIARAYAFFSANTPQFNVEVDRDKCKQLGVAVSDVFNALQTFLGGLYVNDFTKFSRSFRVVLQADSLYRTSIDNLNTYYVRNANGEMVPLSALITSQKSAGAPVINHFNLYRSVEIDGDSKAGYSSGDAIEALKEVAAQTLPDNFGYEWANVSLQEIEAGNKSVLIFGLSILFVFLLLTALYESWSVPFSVLLAVPIALFGSIVALVLTKQANSVYSQIGLITLIGLAAKNAILIVEFCKERVDKGMPLLEATLEAVKLRFRPILMTSFAFILGVVPLCLAKGAGAASRVNIGFTVVGGMLAATVLAIFSVPVLYVLITRLAYGKKKLADLEAHGSEQKRPQGLGE